The following proteins are co-located in the Theropithecus gelada isolate Dixy chromosome 19, Tgel_1.0, whole genome shotgun sequence genome:
- the S1PR2 gene encoding sphingosine 1-phosphate receptor 2: MGSLYSEYLNPNKVQEHYNYTKETLETQETTSRQVASAFIVILCCAIVVENLLVLIAVARNSKFHSAMYLFLGNLAASDLLAGVAFVANTLLSGSVTLRLTPVQWFAREGSAFITLSASVFSLLAIAIERHVAIAKVKLYGSDKSCRMLLLIGASWLISLVLGGLPILGWNCLGHLEACSTVLPLYAKHYVLCVVTIFSIILLAIVALYVRIYCVVRSSHADVAGPQTLALLKTVTIVLGVFIVCWLPAFSILLLDYACPVHSCPILYKAHYFFAFATLNSLLNPVIYTWRSRDLRREVLRPLQCWRPGVGVQGRRRDGTPGHHLLPLRSSSSLERGMHMPTSPTFLEGNTVV, translated from the coding sequence ATGGGCAGCTTGTACTCGGAGTACCTGAACCCCAACAAGGTCCAGGAACACTATAATTATACCAAAGAGACGCTGGAAACGCAGGAGACGACCTCCCGCCAGGTGGCCTCGGCCTTCATCGTCATCCTCTGTTGCGCCATCGTGGTGGAAAACCTTCTGGTACTCATTGCAGTGGCTCGAAACAGCAAGTTCCACTCGGCAATGTACCTGTTTCTGGGTAACCTGGCTGCCTCCGATCTGCTGGCAGGCGTGGCCTTTGTAGCCAATACCTTGCTCTCTGGCTCTGTCACGCTGAGGCTGACGCCCGTGCAGTGGTTTGCCCgggagggctctgccttcatcaCGCTCTCCGCCTCTGTCTTCAGCCTCCTGGCCATTGCCATCGAGCGCCACGTGGCCATTGCCAAGGTCAAGCTGTACGGCAGCGACAAGAGCTGCCGCATGCTCCTGCTCATCGGGGCCTCGTGGCTCATCTCTCTGGTCCTCGGTGGCCTGCCCATCCTTGGCTGGAACTGCCTGGGCCACCTGGAGGCCTGCTCCACTGTCCTGCCTCTCTACGCGAAGCATTATGTGCTGTGCGTGGTGACCATCTTCTCCATCATCCTGTTGGCCATCGTGGCGCTGTACGTGCGCATCTACTGCGTGGTCCGCTCAAGCCACGCTGACGTGGCTGGCCCGCAGACCCTAGCCCTGCTCAAGACGGTCACCATCGTGCTAGGTGTCTTTATCGTCTGCTGGCTGCCCGCCTTCAGCATCCTCCTTCTGGACTATGCCTGTCCCGTCCACTCCTGCCCGATCCTCTACAAAGCCCACTACTTTTTCGCCTTCGCCACCCTGAATTCGCTGCTCAACCCTGTCATCTACACGTGGCGCAGCCGGGACCTGCGTCGGGAGGTGCTTCGGCCGCTGCAGTGCTGGCGGCCGGGGGTGGGGGTGCAAGGACGGAGGCGGGACGGGACCCCGGGCCACCACCTCCTGCCACTCCGCAGCTCCAGCTCCCTGGAGAGGGGCATGCACATGCCCACGTCGCCCACGTTTCTGGAGGGCAACACGGTGGTCTGA